Proteins from one Erythrolamprus reginae isolate rEryReg1 chromosome 6, rEryReg1.hap1, whole genome shotgun sequence genomic window:
- the GCC1 gene encoding GRIP and coiled-coil domain-containing protein 1, with protein MLRELQRLLQDERARRREAERGLEEARGLEEPRELRAELERLRGHFQAQLLQEAGKAAQAEEHLRMGEQRGAALEARISEMSELLGAYEKSRQKDQAALRKLKERVAQLDLENKALATAASGLALQDGPSGRVGSLAELARVAAAEQAPSLAVGVEALSPAEVEPGDRGTGSVASSEQELQRLREELERCKARAQGPPKGRSATDGDLARELEESQGQLAELKEKYVSLWLSFDAEAKRHREQLEAGKREAALLQQLHRQELERRLSEGREKALQLEEEVHKQRDRALAVLAEKDREVQRLRVLAAPKAASGPGSGSGGSGSAHSDSGVGEDALEEEPLALPLPTPNEPAFLLYAEQLARKEAEVAALRKEKHQLEAEARRLQEKLLEEGERRREEVSALQGHLQKASRDRGREGANLEYLKNIFYRFLTLTDLLGRQQTLTAILTILHFSPEERRAVLSRLGGSSSTWWLSGGKR; from the exons ATGTTGCGGGAGCTCCAGCGGCTGCTGCAGGACGAGCGGGCGCGGCGGCGCGAGGCGGAGCGGGGCCTGGAGGAGGCGCGGGGCCTGGAGGAGCCGCGGGAGCTGCGGGCCGAGCTGGAGCGCCTGCGCGGACACTTCCAGgcgcagctgctgcaggaggccgGCAAG gccGCCCAAGCGGAGGAGCACCTGCGGATGGGGGAGCAGCGCGGGGCCGCCCTGGAGGCCCGGATCTCGGAGATGTCGGAGCTGCTGGGCGCCTACGAGAAGTCCCGGCAGAAGGACCAGGCTGCCCTGCGGAAGCTGAAGGAGCGCGTGGCCCAGCTGGACCTGGAGAACAAGGCCCTGGCCACCGCCGCCTCTGGCCTCGCCCTGCAGGATGGCCCCTCCGGCCGGGTGGGGAGCCTGGCCGAGTTGGCGCGAGTGGCCGCCGCCGAGCAGGCCCCGTCTCTGGCGGTGGGTGTGGAGGCCCTTTCCCCGGCCGAGGTGGAGCCTGGGGACAGAGGGACGGGCAGCGTGGCCTCTTCCGAGCAGGAGCTCCAGCGGCTGAGGGAGGAGTTGGAGAGGTGCAAGGCGAGGGCGCAGGGGCCCCCGAAGGGCCGGTCGGCCACGGATGGGGACCTGGCCAGGGAGCTGGAGGAGAGCCAGGGGCAGCTGGCGGAGCTGAAGGAGAAGTACGTGTCCCTGTGGCTGTCCTTTGACGCGGAGGCCAAGCGGCACCGGGAGCAGCTGGAGGCGGGGAAGCGAGAGGCGGCTCTCCTGCAGCAGCTGCACCGGCAGGAGCTGGAGCGACGCCTGTCGGAGGGCCGGGAGAAGGCCCTGCAGCTGGAGGAGGAGGTGCACAAGCAGCGCGACCGGGCCCTGGCCGTCCTGGCGGAGAAGGACCGGGAGGTGCAGCGGCTGAGGGTGCTGGCCGCCCCCAAAGCAGCCTCGGGCCCCGGGAGTGGGAGTGGGGGCAGCGGCAGTGCCCACAGCGACAGTGGGGTGGGTGAGGACGCCCTGGAGGAGGAGCCCCTGGCGctgcccctccccacccccaacgaGCCCGCCTTCCTGCTGTACGCGGAGCAGCTGGCGCGGAAGGAGGCGGAGGTGGCGGCGCTGAGGAAGGAGAAGCACCAGCTGGAGGCGGAGGCTCGCCGGCTGCAGGAGAAGCTgctggaggagggggagaggcggCGGGAGGAGGTCTCTGCGCTGCAGGGccacctccagaaggcctccagggaccGGGGCAGAGAGGGGGCGAACCTGGAGTACCTCAAGAACATTTTCTACAGGTTCCTGACTTTGACAGACCTGCTGGGACGCCAGCAAACCCTGACGGCCATATTGACTATCTTGCACTTCAGCCCAGAGGAGAGGCGGGCAGTCTTGAGCCGCCTGGGCGGAAGCAGCAGCACCTGGTGGCTTTCGGGGGGGAAGAGGTGA